The Seriola aureovittata isolate HTS-2021-v1 ecotype China chromosome 12, ASM2101889v1, whole genome shotgun sequence genome window below encodes:
- the LOC130178414 gene encoding zinc finger protein 521-like isoform X4 yields MKTHASNKPHKCPVCRRGFLSSSSLHGHMQVHERGKDGSSSSLSRADEWKLKETRKCSRCEEGFDVPEELQRHIAECHPECSPSEDGGLGATLQCIYCHEPFSDEGTLLTHIDQAHSRDRKGHTCAICSEHFLSVEDLYAHMDIHQLPESSNHSNSPSLLTVGYTSVSSTTPDSNLSVDSSTMVETAPPVPKTRGRRKRAAQNTSDMGGRSSKQPKVSYSCIYCNKQVFSSLAVLQIHLRTMHLDKPEQAHTCQFCLEVLPSLLNLNEHLKQVHNAEDHAALLASLPDALLQCNFCPEVLSDLNALQEHIRCSHGFPSPVAKESNAFFCPQCFMGFLTEATLEEHVRQTHCDGGSLRFDSPLAVTPKEPIVEVYSCSYCTNSPIFNSVLKLNKHIKENHKNIPLALNYINNGKKALRTLSPSSPISVEPTMLKQGSSASRTASEFICNQCGAKYTSLDLFQTHLKTHLDGMQPQLTCPQCNKEFPNQESLLKHVTIHFTITSTYYICESCDKQFTSVDDLQKHLLDMHTFVFFRCTLCQEVFDSKVSTQLHLAVKHSNEKKVYRCTSCNWDFRHETDLQLHVKHSHLENQGRAHRCIFCGESFGTEVELQCHITTHSKKYNCRFCSKAFHAIVLLEKHLREKHCVFEGKAQNCGANGSTVSGGDGQPKEDAELQGLLTNSHGPGVAGGSVVESQNSHDGSEEEVDTAEPMYGCDICGASYTMESLLTNHQLRDHNIRPGESAMIKRKAEMIKGNHKCNVCSRTFFSEAGLREHMQTHLGPVKHYMCPICGERFPSLLTLTEHKVTHSKSLDTGSCRICKMPLHSEEDFLEHCQMHPDLRNSLTGFRCVVCMQTVTSTLELKIHGTFHMQKTGTMSGNQPMGRSNVISHNQQQHHIQKPFKCASCLKDFRSKQDLVKLDINGLPYGLCAACVTAAGSKSSSPTVNGGRQQQQGGATTPATTTGAWVQGESLSPGDGKGKAVSSSSSSSSISSSSAAKTRCSSCNVKFESEAELQNHIQTVHREQAGDSNSGQLKTPQVSPMPRTSPSQTEEKKTYQCIKCQMVFYSEWDIQVHVANHMLEEGLNHECKLCSQSFDSPAKLQCHLIEHSFEGMGGTFKCPVCFTVFVQANKLQQHIFSAHGQEDKIYDCSQCPQKFFFQTELQNHTLTQHSS; encoded by the exons ATGAAAACTCACGCCTCCAACAAACCCCACAAGTGCCCTGTGTGCCGCCGAGGCTTCCTCTCCTCTAGCTCTCTCCATGGCCACATGCAAGTTCACGAAAGGGGCAAAGACGGCAGCAGCTCCAGCCTCTCTAGAGCTGATGAATGGAAGCTGAAAGAAACACGCAAATGCAGCCGTTGTGAGGAAGGTTTTGATGTTCCAGAGGAGCTCCAGAGGCACATTGCTGAGTGCCACCCGGAGTGCTCTCCATCAGAGGATGGAGGCTTGGGTGCCACCCTACAGTGCATCTATTGCCATGAGCCCTTCAGTGACGAGGGCACCCTGCTGACCCACATTGACCAGGCCCACAGCCGAGACAGGAAGGGCCACACCTGTGCTATCTGCTCTGAGCACTTTTTGTCTGTTGAGGACCTCTATGCTCACATGGACATCCACCAGCTCCCTGAATCAAGTAACCATAGTAACAGTCCTTCTTTGTTAACAGTGGGCTACACCTCTGTCTCTAGCACCACTCCTGACTCCAACCTCTCTGTCGACAGCTCCACAATGGTGGAGACAGCACCACCTGTGCCCAAGACAAGGGGCAGGAGAAAGAGGGCTGCTCAGAACACATCAGACATGGGCGGACGTTCCTCCAAACAGCCTAAAGTCTCCTACAGTTGCATTTATTGCAACAAGCAAGTATTCTCCAGTCTGGCTGTGCTTCAAATTCACCTGCGAACCATGCATCTGGACAAGCCAGAGCAGGCTCACACTTGCCAGTTTTGTTTGGAAGTTCTGCCCTCTTTACTAAACCTAAATGAACATCTTAAGCAGGTCCACAATGCAGAAGACCATGCTGCCCTGTTAGCCAGCTTGCCTGATGCCCTTCTTCAGTGTAACTTCTGCCCTGAGGTGTTGAGCGACCTCAACGCACTCCAAGAACACATCCGCTGCTCCCATGGCTTTCCTAGTCCTGTGGCCAAGGAGAGCAATGCCTTCTTCTGCCCCCAGTGCTTCATGGGGTTCTTGACAGAGGCTACCTTGGAGGAGCATGTTCGTCAGACTCACTGTGATGGGGGTAGCCTGCGCTTTGACTCCCCCCTGGCTGTAACTCCCAAGGAGCCTATAGTAGAAGTGTACTCCTGTTCATATTGCACCAATTCCCCCATATTCAACAGTGTTCTGAAGCTCAACAAGCACATCAAGGAGAATCACAAGAACATTCCACTGGCACTGAACTACATCAACAATGGGAAGAAAGCCCTGCGGACTCTCAGCCCCTCTTCTCCAATATCTGTGGAACCAACCATGCTGAAACAAGGCAGCTCAGCCTCACGCACTGCCAGTGAGTTCATATGTAACCAGTGTGGAGCCAAGTATACCAGCTTAGACCTTTTTCAGACTCACCTAAAAACTCACCTGGATGGCATGCAGCCTCAGCTGACCTGCCCACAGTGCAACAAAGAGTTCCCCAACCAAGAGTCCCTGCTTAAGCATGTGACAATTCACTTCACTATTACGTCCACTTATTACATCTGCGAGAGCTGTGACAAGCAATTCACTTCGGTGGATGACCTGCAGAAGCACCTACTCGACATGCATACCTTTGTGTTCTTTCGTTGCACTCTGTGCCAGGAGGTGTTTGACTCAAAGGTGTCCACCCAGCTCCACCTGGCTGTGAAGCACAGCAACGAGAAGAAGGTGTATCGCTGCACCTCCTGCAACTGGGACTTCAGGCATGAGACTGACCTACAGCTACATGTCAAACATAGCCACCTGGAAAACCAGGGCCGTGCCCATCGCTGCATTTTTTGTGGAGAGTCCTTTGGCACAGAGGTGGAGCTGCAGTGCCACATCACCACCCACAGCAAGAAGTATAACTGTCGCTTCTGCAGTAAGGCCTTCCATGCCATTGTCCTTTTGGAGAAGCATTTGAGGGagaaacactgtgtgtttgagggaAAGGCACAGAACTGTGGTGCTAATGGCTCTACTGTAAGTGGTGGGGATGGCCAGCCTAAAGAAGACGCTGAGCTACAAGGTCTCCTAACTAACAGCCATGGTCCAGGGGTAGCGGGAGGATCTGTGGTGGAGTCCCAGAACAGCCATGATGGAAGTGAGGAAGAGGTGGACACAGCAGAGCCCATGTATGGGTGTGACATCTGTGGGGCATCCTACACCATGGAGTCACTCCTCACTAACCACCAGTTGAGGGACCATAATATTCGCCCTGGTGAGAGTGCCATGATAAAAAGGAAAGCTGAAATGATCAAGGGCAACCACAAGTGCAATGTGTGCTCCCGCACCTTCTTCTCTGAGGCTGGGCTGAGGGAACATATGCAGACCCACCTTGGGCCTGTCAAACACTACATGTGTCCCATCTGTGGGGAGCGCTTCCCTTCCTTACTCACCCTGACTGAGCACAAGGTCACCCATAGCAAGAGTCTGGACACAGGAAGCTGCCGCATTTGTAAAATGCCACTGCATAGTGAGGAAGACTTCCTGGAGCATTGCCAGATGCACCCTGACCTAAGGAACTCCCTGACAGGTTTCCGCTGTGTGGTCTGCATGCAGACAGTCACCTCCACATTGGAGCTCAAGATCCATGGTACCTTCCACATGCAAAAAACAGGCACCATGTCCGGCAACCAACCCATGGGCCGCAGCAATGTCATCTCTCATAACCAGCAGCAACACCATATTCAGAAACCTTTCAAATGCGCCTCTTGTCTGAAAGATTTCCGGTCCAAACAAGACCTTGTGAAGCTGGACATCAACGGCCTACCTTATGGACTCTGTGCAGcctgtgtgacagcagctggCTCCAAGAGCTCCAGCCCGACGGTGAATGGAGGAAGGCAACAACAGCAAGGTGGAGCCACCACTCCAGCAACAACTACAGGCGCATGGGTCCAGGGGGAGAGTCTCAGCCCCGGAGACGGGAAAGGCAAAGCCGTCTCTTCATCGTCTTCATCCTCTTCCATATCCTCATCATCTGCTGCCAAGACACGATGCTCCAGCTGCAATGTGAAGTTTGAGTCTGAAGCAGAGTTGCAAAACCACATCCAGACAGTGCATCGGGAACAGGCTGGGGATAGCAACAGCGGGCAGCTCAAGACCCCCCAGGTGTCCCCCATGCCTAGAACCAGTCCCTCACAAACTGAAGAG AAGAAGACATACCAGTGCATCAAATGTCAGATGGTGTTCTACAGTGAATGGGACATTCAAGTTCATGTGGCCAACCACATGCTGG